In Deinococcus sedimenti, a single genomic region encodes these proteins:
- a CDS encoding GNAT family N-acetyltransferase: MQGPLTPRVTLKPLLDFTPHEWRVLHGFFRDRELADWNDAKPIRLPGFLFRRIMQDEEHTGERHGFGILDEHGTLIGSAELYDLRPSPPLTPTAATLGVMIGLPDLWGQGYGREAVQALLQWAFTRRDPTLNRIRLTTFGHNRRAQRAFLACGFREVHRTEREGRTDVHMELTRPEWLAAHPPGGSE; the protein is encoded by the coding sequence ATGCAAGGCCCTCTCACACCCCGCGTCACCCTGAAACCCCTGCTGGACTTCACGCCGCACGAGTGGCGCGTCCTGCACGGCTTCTTCCGCGACCGGGAACTGGCCGACTGGAACGACGCCAAACCCATCCGCCTGCCCGGCTTCCTGTTCCGCCGCATCATGCAGGACGAGGAACACACCGGCGAACGCCACGGCTTCGGCATCCTCGACGAGCACGGCACCCTGATCGGCAGCGCCGAACTGTACGACCTGCGCCCCTCTCCGCCCCTCACGCCGACCGCCGCCACGCTGGGCGTCATGATCGGCCTGCCGGACCTGTGGGGGCAGGGCTACGGACGCGAGGCCGTGCAGGCCCTCCTGCAGTGGGCGTTCACGCGCCGCGACCCCACCCTGAACCGCATCCGCCTGACCACCTTCGGACACAACCGCCGCGCCCAGCGGGCCTTCCTCGCCTGCGGGTTCCGCGAGGTACACCGCACCGAACGCGAGGGCCGCACCGACGTGCACATGGAACTCACCCGCCCCGAATGGCTGGCCGCGCACCCGCCCGGC